The sequence GAGAGATTATAATCCTCATAAAGTAGGACCAGTGACATTAGCAAGACCTCGAGAGAGAAAACACACTACAGATGCAAAATTGGACACCATACCAACCTATCGAGGTAATAAGATATGCCAcctacagaaagagaaataaccAAGATGAAGGGAGTATTCTGAATAATCTACATTAGAAACTGGATTTGTTAGTTTGGGACAGAGTAAGACATAACAGAAAGCAGGTCATAATGCCTTAAAATGCTGAGCACTccagttgttcaggggtgacGTTCATTGGTTCTAAACAAAAAGCCCTCTCTGAGGTTTTCTTGGCTAGAAGGAAATTCTAACGTACACTTGGTTAGGCTATCAGGCAAAAGTGGATTGTAATTAGAGTGCAATACAtctttcaggtagttttagTTCATGTGACATATTTTGCCACAGAGTAGGTCAAAagtggattttggatttctgctTGTGTATGTTATAGCTTGTGTATATATCATCCTAGTAAGGATCTGTCTTGACACAAACTATTCTATTACAACAGTCAGCAGAAAGGAGCTAAATCTCCTTTTATGTCATTCTGGGAAGTGACCTTGATATACTTTACACCACTAGAGAATTTTATACATGTGTTACTGAATTTGTTACATGTACTGCATTTTAGCCAGTTAAAAGTAAGTAGAAATAAATTACAAGATACAATCTACTGAAAATCAAGATGTTCCACGTTACGATACCATTGGTATCGAAGAGATAGTTGAAATAATAAGGATCAGATATGGGTATTAAAACAGGAGATTAGAATTCTTGGTGTGAAATGAGCAGAGGAGAGAGTGCAGTGACAGAAGAGCTGGAAGGATAAAATGTGGGAAAACAGTCTCTTTAAAATCAGTTATACTGCACTAGCTTCTTCAAGCTTAGGCCTCTGCTAGACAGAAATGCATttatgtaaatacattttatttatatttattaattgtAAATAGTTACaaggaaatgtaaatatttctatttagcATGCACATAAGTAGTAAGTTAGcaaataatgaataaattagCCTTGTCCCAGCACACAACTTAAACAGCATgcaattgttttttaaaatttaaaatgcatgttAGCAACATGAAACAGGGAGTAAGGACAAAGGAGTGAAAAAACACTCAAAGTTAGTACAGGAATTGTAACACAAAAAACTGATTTCAAATGCCTGTGAAGAAGTTCAGACTGGGCAGTAAGTTTGGTAAGTTTTGTAATTATAGCAGAACAGtctggcaaagaaaacaaaaatcccaagaaGCTTTAAAAGGATGTAATGTTGATATGGAAATTAAGAGATGATTCTATCAAGCAGTAGTGAACATGACCCATTGACCTATAAGGTTCCTTTCACTCTTGTATACTTGCATAAACTTCTAAGTAAAATGGAAGATATTGTACATAAAACCTGTATAGGGCTATTTTCTGTATAAAGCACACACTAAATAAGCAcatgcaacattttttttccttgagaaaacaGTCAAAACAAGGCATCGTGTacaattctgttttaattacaCACTATAACAGAAGACAGTTTTGCCATATCACAAACATGCAGATAAAATTATCATTCTCACTTACatccattttctttgttttgcaagATTTAATACCAGAAGaatttgtcttaattttaaaggaatagTCTTAAGAACACCTGTATGGTGgaattttggttttgccttACAGATGACTATAGGTTATGGGAAGCTCAAAGAACGGAATCTTGTAAGGTGGAGCGGACGTACCAGCCACCTACAGAGAGGTTTGGAAATCCTTCCACGTTTCAAGATGACTACATTCCTAGGGAACCGAATCCCCCTGAAAGTTTTAAACCTTCTGCAGCCAAGCTGCCAGATGGGCCTTTCGACGGGAACACCATCCATCGCACTGCTTATGTTGTTCATGAGATGGAACCACGATTCGTAAGACCAAAGGAAGAGTACAAGCCATGCGACCAACCCTTTGAAGATCTCACAACCCACCAGAGAGATTTCAAAGGGATACCTGGGCAACAGGCAAAAAGCTGCAAGCCCGAACACAGAAAAGTTGGATCTGATGCTCCTTTTAATGGAACCACCGAATTCCAGGATCGTTATCAGCCAGTGCTGGTTTCCTTGCCTGAGTTCCGCAAACCCAGAGAGTACGTTCCACCCACAGACAAGATGGATCTTAACTCCACGAACCGTCTTGACTACATTTCACATAAGatttctcctgctgcccccaTAAGACCACCTCATGGAAGAAGAATCAGCGCCCCTTTTCAAGGGAACACTACTACAAGAGAAGACTTTAAACCTTGGAGTATCTCCCCGCGAGGGCTTAttaagaaagaacaagaaattcAAAGACCCACGGGAAAATTTGCCGATTTAACAACATTCAGATCTCACTACATACCACATCAGGGCACTCCAGCTCAAAGTTGCAAACCTGTACATGCTGTAGGTCTTAATGCAGTTCCTTTTCAAGATGAAACTATGTATCGCATAGATTATactccaaagaaaacagagatcTGCCCCGCACATCATCCCTCGAACCTGGGTTATGTCTATGTGAACACAGATTCTCAGGGTCACCAATTCTTCCGCCGGTTGAGTCCAGAACCCTCCGAGCCAAATTGTAATCCTATTCCAAATGAAGTAGCTGTGACATAATACTGAAGTGCAATATTTCAAGCACCCTGGTGAAAAAATCGGAATCCAacttgttcattttttctttaaataacactgaaagcaaattaaataacgcaaattttgcttttagaagtttgaagaaaatcaaagcaaaaccagaagtttATTACAAGACCAATAAAGGTTTGCCAAATGCTCCAGGAATACTACATCTTACATAGTATCTGTCCTTTTTTTGATTGTACATTCTGATTTCC is a genomic window of Chiroxiphia lanceolata isolate bChiLan1 chromosome 12, bChiLan1.pri, whole genome shotgun sequence containing:
- the SAXO2 gene encoding stabilizer of axonemal microtubules 2, translated to MGPPRCLCEICSCGRHRCCHKRTKIYDDGLPPSHRTEYVDNYPGYGNICPPSSCKPKPEFQQHRGKMDGISIFKTDYLPYDVVKRPFRAPAEYRPKSGKIDLGTIYQRDYNPHKVGPVTLARPRERKHTTDAKLDTIPTYRDDYRLWEAQRTESCKVERTYQPPTERFGNPSTFQDDYIPREPNPPESFKPSAAKLPDGPFDGNTIHRTAYVVHEMEPRFVRPKEEYKPCDQPFEDLTTHQRDFKGIPGQQAKSCKPEHRKVGSDAPFNGTTEFQDRYQPVLVSLPEFRKPREYVPPTDKMDLNSTNRLDYISHKISPAAPIRPPHGRRISAPFQGNTTTREDFKPWSISPRGLIKKEQEIQRPTGKFADLTTFRSHYIPHQGTPAQSCKPVHAVGLNAVPFQDETMYRIDYTPKKTEICPAHHPSNLGYVYVNTDSQGHQFFRRLSPEPSEPNCNPIPNEVAVT